The Montipora foliosa isolate CH-2021 chromosome 10, ASM3666993v2, whole genome shotgun sequence genomic sequence tgctcgcgctggtgatttcgataaacaaataaaacatcctgaaaaaattcagaatcTTAAGAGCAAAGTGGAAAAAAAgactcaaatttgatcattccAATCATAGTTCAAAATTTATTGATTTTGAGCAACTTGGCTCAACTGTACAGTGTCAGGGACCTGTGCAGCAAGGTTTTTATTtgtggaaggggggggggggggggagcggCTGAAGGTGGTAGTTTGAAAATGCAAATGAATAAGCATTAGCTAAGTTTGATTGAGGTAAAAGTGGggtggttgtattttttttaatggtgtCAGTAACTCTCCCATGTAGACACTTGGTGACTgtgtctttctttcttctttgaaCATGGCTACTGTAGTCAAAGTGGGCCACTGTATTGAGTTGCTCAATAGGGTGGCAAGAAGCAGTTCTAGTTGTCAGAATACTGTGATTTTCTGCAGCTTAAACGATCTAATACGTTGATTTTGTTACTATCATACAAAGGTGAATTTGGAAAGGTGTCTCCACAAAAGTTTCCTGGAATTGATGTTTTAAGGCAAGAGTTGTCAGATCATGCAGAGAGTCAAGAAGATCCCcaggtaataaattattttaaagataataataataatattattattataaactggTACATGTAGTTACACCCATCTTAACCATGGAGTGTGAGTCCCAACATTAAGTAGTTCATTCTACCAAGGCTGCTTCCTAACGGTCACCTGGGGCGCCTTACTTGCAAGCACGGGgaaccaaatttctgaacatgTAGCCCGAACTGGCACCTAACTTATCACAAgatgattcatcctcactttaaTCGATTAATTCTGggttcttgaaaaaaattaatgacttGGGCTACTACATGTAACTTTTAATGTCGGAAGCCTGAAGGGCACCggaaaaattttcttaggcagcagccttgtaatTTGTATACAGGGTTTTTGCCTCAAGACATTTCAAAGTCCTTGTGACCCCTTTGGCTTAAAGTTGGGAGACCAATGTAGGAGATGATTGGAGGGTCTGATGACTGGTTCCTTTAGATCTCTCTCTTAAACAAAGGTTACCTGTTCACCTCAATTAAATATTGAATGTCAAGTAGTTTCAATGTGATGGAAATGTCAAGAACCAATGGAATCTTTGCCCTACATTGTTTTTAAACCTTTAAAATCTGATCAGGTCTTCAACAAATACCGTATAAACTGTGTCATGTTATTGCTACAGATGTCTATCTTTTACAGTACTACAGCTTAATATATTTGACAATGTTCAAAATAAGCGTACTGCATTTTCAGTCAAAATGCAATTACATGTATACAGTCTACACTGTAGAAGCAGATGTCTTctgtcattttgttgttttttttttgtcataaaaattcataaaaataatatcttaaCAAATGACAATGCAAACAGCAAATTGTTGGCTATGTTGTTCTGTACTGCAGACTTTACattaccacaggcaacccataataataattgttgtcaGTCTACTAAAgatattaataatttattgttcagGTTAGTTATGAATTAAATTTGTACATCTGGTGGTGAAAagtttcttaaggacggtgtttacgagaaatgaaagaaaaaccagtCATTAAGAGTTATAATATTCTTACTATGTGTAGGAACTCTCCTTTCAACAAGTTTTGGAGAGTGAACCAGAGGATGAACATGGTCATGAATCTAATCAAGAGGCTACAGACCGTGAGGATGGCAGAGAGGACGCATTGCATTGGAATGAAGAAGATGTCCAGGGTTTAATGCAGGATTTGAATGAAGCAATCCCTGAACCACCACTGCAGCTATCAAGATTAAAGCAGGTCGATGTTCTTCTTCGCTGGCTTTCTTGTTTTATCTTGTACTGACAAGTTGTGACCCATACAATTGATGCAGCTGTTGAATGGCTTCTCTTTTTCCTGGGAAAGTTTCTTCAAACTTTGAGTTATGGATTGAGTTCTGAATTTTTTACAAGCTTCATGATGTATTTTCCAACTTCCATCTACATGCTCTACAGAATTTCATGCTTAAATCGAgatgaatttgaaaaatttgttgTTTGCCCCAAGTGTACAAAATTGTATCATTTGGATGAATGTCTGGAAAGAAAACATGGGACGGTACTTCCAAAACGGTGcatcaatgttttttttcctcttggGAGAGCAAAGCACCGTGGAAGTAAGCTAGTCGACAAAGTCATCCGGAAGAAAGGAGTCACCAAGTTTTATCCTGTCAAAGTCTATTGTTGGAAAAGTCTTGTAAGTCAAATGGAGAACATTCTACAATGAACAGGTCTGCCTGAATTATGTGAACAGTGGAGAACAAGGCAAGTTGAAGAGGGAGTTCTTTCTGATATTTATGATGGAGAGGTTTGGAAAAACTTCAAGTGGAGGGACGGAAGTGAgttctttaatttggaaagacGATATGGACTTATGTTAAATGTTGACT encodes the following:
- the LOC137973963 gene encoding uncharacterized protein, which encodes MVGMSSSSPETPFSLYKNACDNCEKSFEHSCSYRRHLRTHCKSQTRKRRRRRLWIPDQAACSEEDEDIGSMDFLDTSSECLTEGEFGKVSPQKFPGIDVLRQELSDHAESQEDPQELSFQQVLESEPEDEHGHESNQEATDREDGREDALHWNEEDVQGLMQDLNEAIPEPPLQLSRLKQVDVLLRWLSCFILY